From Blastochloris viridis, one genomic window encodes:
- a CDS encoding WD40 repeat domain-containing protein codes for MADQDQADHGRDQPNIERAGSASGGPAFTHTFANAAIGAAFARTGNRLAVVLANGEVAHLTLGEPGEPTRTVAHAEATLHWLATADGVITGGDDGRVVFTPFVGAPRLLLCEPGRWINALAFEPDTGRIAVAIGRSVRVVGEGAEQSRFETHPSTVAALAFTPAGEALAAAHYGGVTLHVFGRGSRLFARKGSMVAVTVSADARFIVAAAQDREAVTWPVAGGEPMEMAGYGGKPTSLSWAGDGRHLATSGADGVIVWPFDGRTGPFGRRALELAPERKELVTTVAFHPRLRRIAYGYRDGFAAVIDFKGEPQTVVEADGEAVAALAWSPDGLRLAVCGESGRVMVRTWPKPGLLKRLFG; via the coding sequence TTGGCAGATCAAGATCAGGCGGACCACGGCCGCGACCAGCCGAACATCGAGCGGGCCGGTTCCGCCAGCGGCGGGCCGGCTTTCACCCACACGTTCGCAAACGCCGCCATCGGCGCGGCGTTCGCCCGCACCGGCAATCGGCTCGCGGTGGTGCTCGCCAATGGCGAGGTGGCGCATCTGACGCTAGGCGAGCCGGGCGAGCCGACGCGAACGGTCGCCCACGCCGAGGCGACGCTGCACTGGCTCGCCACCGCCGATGGCGTGATCACCGGCGGCGACGACGGGCGGGTGGTGTTCACCCCGTTCGTGGGCGCCCCGCGGCTGCTGCTGTGCGAGCCGGGCCGCTGGATCAACGCGCTGGCGTTCGAACCCGATACCGGGCGGATCGCGGTCGCCATCGGCCGCTCGGTGCGGGTGGTGGGCGAGGGGGCCGAGCAGTCGCGGTTCGAAACCCACCCCAGCACGGTGGCGGCGCTGGCCTTCACCCCCGCTGGCGAGGCGCTGGCTGCGGCGCATTACGGCGGCGTCACGCTGCACGTGTTCGGCCGCGGCTCCCGCCTGTTCGCGCGCAAGGGCTCGATGGTGGCGGTCACCGTCAGCGCCGACGCGCGGTTCATCGTGGCGGCGGCGCAGGATCGCGAGGCGGTGACCTGGCCGGTGGCGGGCGGCGAGCCGATGGAGATGGCGGGCTATGGCGGCAAGCCGACCTCGCTGTCGTGGGCGGGCGATGGCCGCCACCTCGCCACCAGCGGCGCCGACGGTGTCATCGTGTGGCCGTTCGACGGCCGCACCGGCCCGTTCGGCCGGCGAGCGCTGGAACTGGCACCCGAACGCAAGGAGCTGGTGACGACGGTGGCGTTCCACCCGCGCCTGCGCCGCATCGCTTACGGTTACCGGGATGGCTTCGCCGCGGTGATCGATTTCAAGGGTGAGCCGCAAACCGTGGTCGAGGCGGACGGCGAGGCGGTCGCCGCGCTGGCGTGGTCGCCGGATGGCTTGCGGCTCGCCGTCTGCGGCGAGAGCGGACGGGTCATGGTGCGGACGTGGCCAAAGCCGGGGTTGCTCAAGCGGCTGTTCGGATGA
- a CDS encoding YbdD/YjiX family protein encodes MDGITLRDLAGRLGATLKAGWAFLRTMTGDDEYERYLERHARTHPDLPPVDRKSYFKVEITRKWSGIRRCC; translated from the coding sequence ATGGACGGCATCACCCTGCGCGATTTGGCCGGCCGGCTCGGAGCCACGCTCAAGGCCGGCTGGGCCTTCTTGCGCACCATGACCGGCGACGACGAATACGAGCGCTACCTCGAGCGGCATGCCCGCACCCACCCGGACCTGCCGCCGGTCGACCGCAAGAGCTATTTCAAGGTCGAGATCACCCGCAAATGGAGCGGCATCCGCCGCTGCTGCTGA
- a CDS encoding carbon starvation CstA family protein, which produces MSSRLTPLFFGALAILGAASFAGIAINRGETVNALWFITAAVCTYLIAYRFYGWWIATKVLGVDGSRATPAELINNGRDFVPTHRVVLFGHHFAAIAGAGPLVGPTLAAQFGYLPGYLWLLVGAVLAGCVQDMVVLFCSTRRNGKSLGQMARDELGPIAGSAALLGTLLIMVLIIAVLGLVVVNAMKNSPWSTFTVAMTVPVAIVVGLYMRHFRPGRVLEASSIGFLAMIFATVAGGWVDADPYLRTFFLFDGPETAIILIVYGFFASILPVWLLLAPRDYISTFIKLGTIFLLAIAIIALQPDIKMPAITKFVDGTGPVFAGSWFPFLFITIACGAVSGFHALISSGTTPKMVANERDIPLLGYGGMAMESFVGVMALIAACVLDPGVYFAINSPAAIVGATVADATATISSWGFPVTADTMTYLAKEMGETTLLARTGGAPSLAVGMATIFASAFGQSMLAIWYHFAIMFEAVFILTAVDAGTRVGRFMLQDMAGNVWKAAGNVSSYPATVVASAVFCSMWGYFLYIGTIDPNGGINILWPLFAFSNQMLAAIALAIATAIILKSAQRRYAWVTAAPMVFLSFMTSWACIEKIFSSNPRIGFLAGADAMAAKLASGQLTGRAAEVAPQIIFNQRLDAALSALFLIVLAITLFEVGRMYLNQRRGVAVRPSSEQAWRPHPPGAALAGE; this is translated from the coding sequence ATGTCCTCACGCCTGACGCCGCTGTTCTTCGGGGCTCTCGCCATCCTCGGCGCTGCCAGCTTTGCCGGCATCGCCATCAATCGCGGCGAGACCGTCAACGCGCTGTGGTTTATCACCGCCGCCGTTTGCACCTACCTGATCGCCTACCGCTTCTATGGCTGGTGGATCGCCACCAAGGTGCTGGGCGTCGATGGCTCCCGCGCCACCCCGGCCGAACTGATCAACAACGGCCGCGACTTTGTGCCGACCCACCGCGTGGTGCTGTTCGGCCACCACTTCGCCGCCATCGCCGGCGCAGGGCCGCTGGTCGGCCCGACGCTGGCCGCGCAGTTCGGCTATCTGCCCGGCTATCTCTGGCTGCTGGTCGGCGCCGTGCTGGCCGGCTGCGTGCAGGACATGGTGGTGCTGTTCTGCTCCACCCGCCGCAACGGCAAGAGCCTCGGCCAGATGGCGCGCGACGAACTCGGGCCAATCGCCGGCTCCGCCGCCCTGCTCGGCACGCTGCTGATCATGGTGCTGATCATCGCCGTGCTCGGCCTTGTTGTCGTCAACGCCATGAAGAACTCGCCGTGGAGCACCTTCACCGTCGCGATGACCGTGCCGGTGGCGATCGTGGTCGGCCTCTACATGCGCCACTTCCGCCCCGGCCGGGTGCTGGAGGCCTCCTCGATCGGCTTCCTCGCCATGATCTTCGCCACCGTCGCCGGCGGCTGGGTCGACGCCGATCCCTACCTTCGCACCTTCTTCCTGTTCGATGGGCCTGAGACCGCGATCATCCTGATCGTCTACGGCTTCTTCGCCTCGATTCTGCCGGTGTGGCTGCTGCTCGCGCCGCGCGACTACATCTCCACCTTCATCAAGCTCGGCACCATTTTTCTGCTCGCGATCGCGATCATCGCGCTGCAGCCCGACATCAAGATGCCGGCGATCACCAAGTTCGTCGACGGCACCGGCCCGGTGTTCGCCGGCTCGTGGTTCCCATTCCTGTTCATCACCATCGCCTGCGGCGCGGTCTCCGGCTTCCACGCGCTGATCTCGTCCGGCACCACGCCGAAGATGGTCGCCAACGAGCGTGACATTCCGCTGCTCGGCTATGGCGGCATGGCGATGGAATCGTTCGTCGGCGTGATGGCGCTGATCGCCGCCTGCGTGCTCGACCCCGGCGTCTATTTCGCCATCAACAGCCCGGCCGCCATCGTCGGCGCCACGGTGGCCGATGCCACCGCCACCATCTCGAGCTGGGGCTTCCCGGTCACCGCCGACACCATGACCTATCTCGCCAAGGAGATGGGCGAGACCACCCTGCTCGCCCGCACCGGCGGCGCGCCGTCGCTGGCGGTCGGCATGGCGACCATCTTCGCCTCCGCCTTCGGCCAGAGCATGCTGGCGATCTGGTACCACTTCGCCATCATGTTCGAGGCGGTGTTCATCCTCACCGCCGTCGACGCCGGCACCCGCGTCGGCCGCTTCATGCTGCAGGACATGGCGGGCAACGTGTGGAAGGCGGCCGGCAACGTGTCGTCCTACCCGGCCACGGTGGTGGCGTCCGCGGTGTTCTGCTCGATGTGGGGCTACTTCCTCTACATCGGCACCATCGACCCCAACGGCGGCATCAACATCCTGTGGCCGCTGTTCGCGTTCTCCAACCAGATGCTCGCCGCCATCGCGCTGGCCATCGCCACCGCGATCATCCTCAAGAGCGCGCAGCGCCGCTATGCCTGGGTGACGGCGGCGCCGATGGTGTTCCTGTCGTTCATGACCAGCTGGGCGTGCATCGAGAAGATCTTCTCCTCCAACCCGCGGATCGGCTTCCTGGCCGGCGCCGACGCCATGGCGGCCAAGCTGGCCAGCGGCCAGCTCACCGGGCGGGCCGCCGAGGTGGCACCGCAGATCATCTTCAACCAGCGGCTCGACGCGGCACTGTCGGCGCTGTTCCTGATCGTGCTGGCGATCACGCTGTTCGAGGTCGGGCGGATGTACCTCAACCAGCGTCGCGGCGTCGCGGTGCGGCCCTCGAGCGAGCAGGCCTGGCGGCCGCACCCGCCGGGTGCGGCGCTGGCAGGCGAGTGA
- the metF gene encoding methylenetetrahydrofolate reductase [NAD(P)H] yields MTGSSSRPSRFTGGPGIKVSFEFFPPKTAEMDLQLWESITRLAPLGPDFVSVTYGAGGSTRARTHAIVKRIVDDTLLKPAAHLTCVAATCDEIDAVIGDYWAAGVRHIVALRGDPPAGPGSRYEPHPGGYGCSADLVAGIKRIADFEVSVSAYPEKHPESGSIDLDLDVLKAKIDAGAGRAISQFFFDNAHFLRYRDLVAARGISIPIVPGILPVLNFKQAKSFAERCGTEMPGWLARRFEGLDDDAKTRQLIAAAVAAEQVLDLVDHGVTEFHFYTMNRADLVYAVCHLLGLRPEAAQAAA; encoded by the coding sequence ATGACCGGTTCGTCCTCACGCCCGTCGCGGTTCACCGGCGGGCCGGGCATCAAAGTCTCGTTCGAGTTCTTCCCGCCCAAGACCGCGGAGATGGACCTGCAGCTGTGGGAGTCCATCACGCGTTTGGCACCGCTTGGCCCCGACTTTGTCTCGGTGACGTATGGCGCTGGCGGTTCGACCCGCGCCCGCACCCACGCCATCGTCAAGCGCATCGTCGATGACACCTTGCTCAAGCCGGCGGCGCACCTCACCTGCGTTGCCGCCACCTGCGATGAGATCGACGCCGTGATCGGCGACTATTGGGCGGCCGGAGTCCGCCACATCGTGGCGCTGCGCGGCGACCCGCCGGCCGGTCCCGGTAGCCGCTACGAGCCCCACCCCGGCGGCTACGGCTGTTCGGCCGACCTCGTCGCCGGCATCAAGCGGATCGCCGACTTCGAGGTGTCGGTGTCGGCCTATCCCGAGAAGCATCCCGAGAGCGGCTCGATCGACCTCGACCTCGACGTGCTCAAGGCCAAGATCGACGCCGGTGCCGGCCGCGCCATCAGCCAGTTCTTCTTCGACAACGCCCATTTCCTGCGCTATCGCGATCTGGTTGCGGCGCGCGGCATCTCGATCCCGATCGTGCCGGGCATCCTGCCGGTGCTGAACTTCAAGCAGGCCAAGAGCTTCGCCGAGCGCTGCGGCACCGAGATGCCGGGCTGGCTGGCGCGGCGGTTCGAGGGGCTCGACGACGACGCCAAGACCCGCCAGCTCATCGCCGCGGCGGTGGCGGCCGAGCAGGTGCTGGACCTGGTCGACCACGGCGTTACCGAGTTCCACTTCTACACCATGAACCGGGCCGACCTGGTCTATGCCGTTTGTCACCTGCTTGGCCTCCGGCCCGAGGCGGCGCAGGCGGCGGCGTGA
- the metH gene encoding methionine synthase, producing MAQTPAPSSARARLNEAARQRILVLDGAMGTMIQQLKLTEADFRAERFKDWPQDLKGNNDLLNLTRPDDVRAVHLAYFRAGADMVETNTFSSTTIAQADYGMEALAYELNREGARLAREAAIAAEAEDGRPRFVAGALGPTNRTASISPDVNNPGFRAVSFDDLRIAYGEQARGLIDGGADILLVETVFDTLNAKAALFAIDEVLAERGIDVPVMISGTITDLSGRTLSGQTPTAFWYSLRHAQPFSVGLNCALGAKEMRAHIAELGRVADTLICAYPNAGLPNEFGLYDESPEAMAALIAEFAESGLVNIVGGCCGTTPDHIRAIADAVAGKVPRQVPTIEPLLRLSGLEPFTKTDAIPFVNVGERTNVTGSARFRRLIKEGDFTTALAVARDQVESGAQVIDVNMDEGLLDSEAAMVTFLNLVAAEPDIAKVPVMIDSSKWTVIEAGLKCVQGKPIVNSISLKEGEEEFLKRAGLLRRYGAAAVVMAFDETGQADTYQRKIEICRRAYDLLTAHGFPPEDIIFDPNVFAVATGIDEHAGYGVDFIEGTRWIRTNLPHAHVSGGVSNLSFSFRGNEPVREAMHAVFLYHAIKVGMDMGIVNAGQLAVYDDLPAELREACEDVVLNRRADGTERLVALAERFKGTGASVAKEADLAWRSLPVEKRLEHALVRGITDFIEADTEEARTKVERPLHVIEGPLMAGMGVVGDLFGAGKMFLPQVVKSARVMKQAVAYLMPFMERERQERGQSGDSSAGKIVLATVKGDVHDIGKNIVGVVLQCNNFEVVDLGVMVPVQKILDAAREIKADIIGLSGLITPSLDEMVTVAAEMERQGFEVPLMIGGATTSRVHTAVKIAPQYERSQAVYVTDASRAVGVAASLLNPQTKLTYMAELRAEYAKVAEAHARGAMRNERLTLEAARANPFRPNFAGYTVAPPSFLGARLFEDFDLAEIVPFIDWTPFFHAWDLKGRYPAILDDGKVGPAARALFDDAQRMLETIVNEKWLTARAAVGFWPANRIDDDIVLFRDDSRSNPLATMHTLRQQIVRRDSERANVALADFVAPLESGIADYVGGFVVTAGLGEDARSAAFKAAHDDYSSILLKAIADRLAEAFAERMHLEVRRQLWGYAADEALSPEDIVAERYRGIRPAPGYPAQPDHSEKATLFELLGAEKIGVKLTESFAMWPASSVAGLYLAHPEAHYFGIAKVERDQVEDYARRKGWSVEEAERWLAPVLNYPPGPRRSAA from the coding sequence ATGGCCCAGACGCCCGCTCCGTCCTCCGCCCGCGCCCGTCTTAATGAGGCGGCGCGCCAGCGCATCCTGGTGCTCGACGGCGCCATGGGCACCATGATCCAGCAGCTCAAGCTGACGGAAGCCGATTTCCGGGCCGAGCGCTTCAAGGACTGGCCGCAGGACCTGAAGGGCAACAACGACCTGCTCAACCTGACGCGGCCGGACGACGTGCGCGCGGTGCACCTCGCCTATTTCCGCGCCGGTGCCGACATGGTCGAGACCAACACCTTCTCCTCCACCACCATCGCCCAGGCCGATTACGGCATGGAGGCCTTGGCCTACGAGCTGAATCGCGAGGGCGCCCGGCTCGCGCGTGAAGCGGCCATCGCCGCCGAGGCCGAGGACGGCCGGCCGCGCTTCGTCGCCGGCGCGCTGGGGCCGACCAACCGCACCGCCTCGATTTCGCCGGACGTCAACAACCCCGGCTTCCGCGCGGTGAGTTTCGACGATCTGCGCATCGCCTATGGCGAGCAGGCCCGCGGCCTCATCGACGGCGGCGCCGACATCCTGCTGGTCGAGACCGTGTTCGACACCCTCAACGCCAAGGCGGCATTGTTCGCGATTGACGAGGTGCTGGCCGAGCGCGGCATCGACGTGCCGGTGATGATCTCCGGCACCATCACCGATCTCTCCGGCCGCACCCTGTCCGGCCAGACGCCCACCGCGTTCTGGTATTCGCTGCGCCACGCGCAGCCGTTCTCGGTCGGGCTCAACTGCGCGCTCGGCGCCAAGGAGATGCGCGCGCACATCGCAGAACTCGGCCGCGTCGCCGACACCTTGATCTGCGCCTATCCCAATGCCGGCCTTCCCAACGAGTTCGGCCTCTATGACGAGAGCCCGGAGGCGATGGCGGCGCTGATCGCCGAGTTCGCCGAGTCCGGCCTCGTCAACATCGTCGGCGGCTGCTGCGGCACCACGCCGGACCATATCCGGGCGATTGCCGATGCCGTCGCCGGCAAGGTGCCGCGGCAGGTGCCGACGATCGAGCCGCTGCTGCGCCTCTCGGGCCTTGAGCCGTTCACCAAGACCGACGCGATCCCGTTCGTCAATGTCGGCGAGCGCACCAATGTCACCGGTTCGGCGCGCTTTCGGCGGCTGATCAAGGAGGGCGATTTCACCACCGCGCTCGCGGTGGCGCGCGATCAGGTCGAGAGCGGCGCCCAGGTCATCGACGTCAACATGGACGAGGGCCTGCTCGATTCGGAAGCGGCGATGGTGACCTTCCTCAACCTCGTCGCCGCCGAGCCGGACATCGCCAAGGTGCCGGTGATGATCGACAGCTCCAAATGGACGGTGATCGAGGCCGGGCTCAAGTGCGTTCAGGGCAAGCCCATCGTCAATTCGATCTCGCTGAAGGAAGGCGAGGAGGAGTTCCTGAAGCGCGCCGGTCTGCTGCGCCGCTACGGCGCGGCGGCGGTGGTGATGGCGTTCGACGAGACCGGGCAGGCCGACACCTACCAGCGCAAGATCGAAATCTGCCGCCGCGCCTACGATCTCCTCACCGCGCACGGCTTTCCCCCCGAGGACATCATCTTCGATCCCAACGTGTTCGCGGTGGCGACCGGCATCGACGAGCATGCCGGGTATGGCGTCGATTTCATCGAGGGGACGCGCTGGATCCGAACCAACCTGCCGCACGCCCACGTTTCGGGCGGCGTTTCGAACCTGTCGTTCTCGTTCCGCGGCAACGAGCCGGTGCGCGAGGCGATGCACGCGGTGTTCCTCTATCACGCCATCAAGGTCGGCATGGATATGGGCATCGTCAATGCCGGCCAGCTCGCGGTCTATGACGACCTGCCGGCCGAGCTGCGCGAGGCGTGCGAGGACGTGGTGCTGAACCGCCGCGCCGACGGCACCGAGCGCCTGGTGGCGCTGGCCGAGCGCTTCAAGGGCACCGGCGCGAGCGTGGCGAAGGAAGCCGACCTCGCCTGGCGGTCGCTGCCGGTCGAGAAGCGGCTGGAGCACGCGCTGGTTCGCGGCATTACCGATTTCATCGAGGCCGATACCGAGGAAGCCCGCACCAAGGTCGAGCGCCCGCTGCACGTCATCGAAGGCCCGCTGATGGCGGGCATGGGCGTGGTCGGCGATCTGTTCGGCGCCGGCAAGATGTTCCTGCCGCAGGTGGTGAAGTCGGCCCGCGTCATGAAGCAGGCGGTGGCCTATCTGATGCCGTTCATGGAGCGGGAGCGGCAAGAGCGCGGCCAGAGCGGCGACTCCTCGGCCGGCAAGATCGTGCTCGCCACCGTCAAGGGCGACGTCCACGACATCGGCAAGAACATCGTCGGCGTCGTGCTCCAGTGCAACAATTTCGAGGTGGTCGACCTCGGGGTGATGGTGCCGGTGCAAAAGATTCTCGACGCCGCCCGCGAGATCAAGGCCGACATCATCGGCCTGTCCGGCCTCATCACCCCCTCGCTCGACGAGATGGTGACGGTGGCCGCCGAGATGGAGCGCCAGGGCTTCGAGGTGCCGCTGATGATCGGCGGCGCCACCACCAGCCGCGTCCACACCGCGGTGAAGATCGCGCCGCAATACGAGCGCAGCCAGGCGGTCTACGTCACCGACGCCTCGCGCGCGGTCGGTGTCGCCGCCTCGCTGCTCAATCCGCAGACCAAGCTCACCTACATGGCCGAGCTTCGGGCCGAGTACGCCAAAGTCGCCGAGGCCCACGCCCGCGGCGCCATGCGCAACGAGCGCCTGACGCTGGAGGCGGCGCGGGCCAATCCGTTCCGGCCGAACTTTGCCGGCTACACCGTCGCGCCTCCGAGCTTCCTCGGCGCACGGCTGTTCGAGGATTTCGATCTGGCCGAGATCGTGCCGTTCATCGATTGGACGCCGTTCTTCCACGCCTGGGATCTGAAGGGCCGCTATCCGGCCATCCTCGACGACGGCAAGGTCGGGCCGGCGGCGCGGGCATTGTTCGACGATGCCCAGCGCATGCTGGAGACGATCGTCAACGAGAAATGGCTGACGGCGCGGGCGGCGGTCGGGTTCTGGCCGGCCAACCGCATCGACGACGACATCGTGCTGTTCCGCGACGACAGCCGCTCCAACCCGCTGGCGACGATGCACACGCTGCGCCAGCAGATCGTCCGCCGCGACTCCGAGCGCGCCAATGTCGCGCTCGCCGACTTCGTGGCGCCGCTGGAGAGCGGCATTGCCGATTATGTCGGCGGCTTCGTCGTCACCGCCGGTCTCGGCGAAGACGCCAGAAGCGCGGCGTTCAAGGCGGCGCACGACGACTATTCGTCGATCCTGTTGAAAGCGATCGCCGACCGGCTGGCGGAAGCGTTCGCCGAGCGCATGCACCTTGAGGTGCGCCGCCAGTTGTGGGGCTATGCCGCGGACGAGGCCCTGTCGCCGGAGGATATCGTCGCCGAGCGCTATCGCGGCATCCGGCCGGCGCCGGGTTATCCGGCCCAGCCCGACCACAGCGAGAAGGCGACCTTGTTCGAGCTGCTGGGTGCGGAGAAGATCGGCGTCAAGCTGACCGAGAGCTTTGCGATGTGGCCGGCGTCCTCGGTGGCCGGGCTCTATCTCGCCCATCCGGAGGCGCACTATTTCGGCATCGCGAAGGTCGAGCGCGATCAGGTCGAGGACTACGCCCGCCGCAAGGGCTGGTCGGTGGAGGAGGCCGAGCGCTGGCTGGCGCCGGTGCTGAACTATCCGCCCGGTCCGCGGCGCAGCGCGGCGTGA
- a CDS encoding ArsR/SmtB family transcription factor, whose translation MADTLSFQQALDGLKAAGEATRLRLLVLLAEAELTVTELVDILRQSQPRISRHLKLLAEAGLVDRFREGAWAFYRKAGRGPGARAADALLGLVDPADPVVVRDRARLTEVRAARAAAALAHFARLAPEWDRIRSLHVSEDAVEQAVVEAVGARQADTLLDLGTGTGRMLQLLAPKVRRAVGLDASHAMLAIARANLEKAGQRNVELRQGDVFAPPFGPAAFDLVVVHRVLHYLDDPAGALRQAAALVAPGGRLLVVDFAPHGHEFLRAEFGHRRLGFAPEEVAGWMAAAGLEVEPERALQPPGGADDKLTVLLWVGHDRRTARSETSRREVA comes from the coding sequence ATGGCCGACACTCTGTCCTTTCAGCAGGCGCTCGACGGCCTCAAGGCGGCCGGCGAGGCGACGCGGCTGCGTCTGCTCGTGCTGCTCGCCGAGGCCGAACTGACGGTGACGGAACTGGTCGATATCCTGCGCCAGTCCCAGCCCCGCATTTCCCGCCATCTCAAGCTGCTGGCCGAGGCCGGCCTGGTCGACCGCTTCCGCGAAGGCGCCTGGGCGTTCTACCGCAAGGCCGGCCGCGGTCCCGGCGCGCGGGCCGCCGACGCGCTGCTCGGCCTGGTCGATCCGGCCGATCCGGTGGTGGTGCGCGACCGCGCGCGGCTGACCGAGGTACGGGCGGCGCGCGCCGCCGCGGCGCTGGCCCATTTCGCCCGCCTCGCCCCGGAGTGGGACCGCATCCGCTCGCTGCACGTCTCCGAGGACGCCGTCGAGCAGGCGGTGGTGGAGGCGGTCGGTGCGCGGCAGGCCGACACCCTGCTCGATCTCGGCACTGGAACCGGCCGCATGCTGCAGTTATTGGCGCCGAAGGTGCGCCGCGCCGTCGGGCTCGACGCCAGCCACGCCATGCTGGCGATCGCGCGGGCCAACCTGGAGAAGGCGGGCCAGCGAAATGTCGAGCTGCGCCAAGGCGATGTGTTCGCGCCGCCGTTCGGTCCCGCCGCGTTCGACCTCGTGGTGGTGCACCGGGTGCTGCACTATCTCGACGATCCGGCCGGGGCACTGCGCCAGGCGGCGGCGCTGGTCGCGCCGGGCGGGCGGCTGCTGGTCGTCGACTTTGCGCCGCACGGCCACGAGTTTCTGCGCGCCGAGTTCGGCCACCGCCGGCTGGGCTTCGCGCCCGAGGAGGTGGCCGGCTGGATGGCCGCGGCCGGCCTCGAGGTCGAGCCCGAGCGCGCGCTCCAGCCGCCGGGCGGCGCGGACGACAAGCTTACCGTTCTTTTGTGGGTCGGACACGATCGGCGCACCGCCCGCTCCGAAACTTCGCGCCGGGAGGTTGCCTAG
- a CDS encoding extensin family protein yields the protein MAVASVVSSCGLSMFEQREPWRTEAEIACVAEGAVTPSEQVRLVSEINGSGTCGMTKPFKISALADGFVALKPQATLACPIVPQLQAWIAESIQPAAMRWFGQPVVEVRQMSAYSCRNQNGQAHTRISEHAFGNALDIGSFKLADDRVVSVRDHWSRGTPEDKGFLREIAGAACKRFTTVLGPGSNVFHYDHIHVDLARRKSRDICNPGVLPTGPSPADLIVRKSPDGPVPAGAAADMMPTGSIRAAAPLPPRRPTERRALDEEMPGGRLATAVPGAD from the coding sequence ATGGCCGTCGCCAGCGTGGTGTCGAGCTGCGGGCTGAGCATGTTCGAGCAGCGCGAGCCGTGGCGCACCGAGGCCGAGATTGCCTGCGTGGCCGAAGGCGCGGTGACGCCGAGCGAGCAGGTGCGGCTGGTGTCGGAAATCAACGGCTCGGGCACCTGCGGCATGACCAAGCCATTCAAGATCTCGGCGCTGGCCGATGGGTTCGTCGCGCTCAAGCCGCAGGCGACGCTGGCCTGTCCGATCGTCCCGCAGCTTCAGGCCTGGATCGCCGAGAGCATCCAGCCGGCGGCGATGCGCTGGTTCGGCCAGCCGGTGGTCGAGGTCCGGCAGATGTCGGCCTATTCCTGTCGCAACCAGAACGGCCAGGCCCACACCCGGATTTCCGAGCATGCCTTTGGCAACGCGCTCGACATCGGCTCGTTCAAGCTGGCGGACGACCGCGTGGTCTCGGTGCGCGACCATTGGAGCCGCGGCACGCCGGAGGACAAGGGCTTTCTGCGTGAAATCGCCGGTGCAGCCTGCAAGCGCTTCACCACCGTGCTCGGCCCCGGCTCCAACGTGTTCCACTACGACCACATCCATGTCGATCTCGCCCGCCGCAAGTCGCGCGACATCTGCAATCCGGGCGTGCTGCCGACCGGGCCCTCGCCGGCCGATCTGATCGTGCGCAAGAGCCCCGACGGTCCAGTGCCGGCCGGAGCTGCGGCCGACATGATGCCGACCGGCTCGATCCGCGCTGCGGCGCCGCTGCCGCCGCGCCGGCCGACCGAGCGCCGAGCGCTTGACGAGGAGATGCCCGGCGGGCGGCTGGCGACGGCGGTGCCGGGAGCGGACTGA
- a CDS encoding N-acetylmuramoyl-L-alanine amidase, whose product MTTDPTTGFAPDSPLAADILPSPRHGERRGGGGADIIVLHYTGLASLEAALGCLAGPDGAVSCHYVVEESGRVLQLVPERRRAWHAGESCWAGDTDVNSRSIGIEIANPGHDFGCPDFPEPQIAAVAALCRDIAARHAIRPDRVLGHSDVAPLRKRDPGETFPWAALAQAGVGLWVPPAPLADGRFLARGDAGRPVEALQAMLALYGYGIDLTGTFDDATAAVVTAFQRHFRPAKVDGVADASTVTTLRDLLAARDVARRR is encoded by the coding sequence ATGACCACTGACCCGACGACGGGCTTTGCGCCCGATTCCCCCCTGGCCGCCGACATCCTGCCCTCGCCCCGCCACGGCGAGCGGCGGGGCGGCGGCGGAGCCGACATCATCGTGCTGCACTACACCGGCCTCGCCTCGCTTGAGGCGGCGCTCGGCTGCCTCGCCGGTCCCGACGGCGCGGTGTCCTGCCATTACGTGGTCGAGGAGTCCGGCCGGGTGCTGCAGCTGGTGCCGGAGCGCCGGCGGGCCTGGCACGCCGGCGAATCGTGCTGGGCCGGCGACACCGACGTCAATTCGCGCTCGATCGGCATCGAGATCGCCAATCCGGGCCACGATTTCGGCTGCCCTGACTTTCCCGAACCGCAGATCGCGGCGGTGGCGGCGCTGTGCCGCGACATCGCCGCCCGCCACGCCATCCGGCCCGACCGCGTGCTCGGTCATTCCGACGTCGCACCGCTGCGCAAGCGCGACCCCGGCGAGACATTCCCATGGGCAGCACTGGCGCAAGCCGGAGTCGGGCTGTGGGTGCCGCCGGCACCGCTGGCCGACGGCCGCTTCCTCGCCCGCGGCGACGCCGGACGGCCGGTGGAGGCGCTGCAGGCAATGCTGGCGCTCTACGGCTACGGCATCGACCTCACCGGCACCTTCGACGACGCCACCGCGGCGGTCGTGACGGCGTTTCAGCGTCACTTCCGCCCGGCCAAAGTCGACGGCGTCGCCGACGCCTCGACCGTCACCACGCTGCGCGATCTGCTGGCGGCGCGGGATGTCGCGCGACGCCGCTGA